One window of the Canis aureus isolate CA01 chromosome 1, VMU_Caureus_v.1.0, whole genome shotgun sequence genome contains the following:
- the FBXO46 gene encoding F-box only protein 46: protein MDRSSLLPFQLWCPRPFGTYSQNQPRPPTAALKPSACPEPGSGAEPDHGPAHSENTPPALATEAPASQPAPLLSAAAAGDEGRVLLDTWYVIKPGNTKEKVAFFVAHQCGGGSRASSMKVKGHWGSDSSKAKRRRRCLEPTKAPPDPGGPEGPPAAEGAPTSTGEDVDLLSVAEMVALVEQRAALALQNYPRPGTPAPVVFVSAEQGGPAKGLGSERRSGGGDCSRVAEAVAHFEAQRDSPPSKGLRKEERPGPGPGEVRIAFRISNGREPRAPDGSLPNGSGGRPGCAYPGSPGPGARAKDKITCDLYQLISPSRDALPSNVEFLLARADEASEGETPVPARPEDTPPAPPPPPARDCGASGFHVDVVVTGVVDECIFFGKDGTKNVKEETVCLTVSPEEPPPPGQLFFLQSRGPDGPPEPPPADSPATAPGPDDAEGTADTSLCRLYRHVSHDFLEIRFKIQRLLEPRQYMLLLPEHVLVKIFSFLPTRALAALKCTCHHFKGIIEAFGVRATDSRWSRDPLYRDDPCKQCRKRYEKGDVSLCRWHPKPYHHDLPYGRSYWMCCRRADRETPGCRLGLHDNNWVLPCNGPGGGSSGGGGGSTGSSGGRAGREEGR, encoded by the coding sequence ATGGACCGCAGCAGCCTCCTGCCCTTCCAGCTGTGGTGCCCCCGGCCCTTTGGCACCTACTCGCAGAACCAGCCGCGCCCACCTACTGCAGCCCTCAAGCCATCGGCCTGCCCAGAGCCAGGCAGTGGGGCTGAGCCAGACCACGGGCCTGCCCACTCAGAGAACACCCCGCCTGCCTTGGCCACAGaggcccctgcctcccagcctgctCCACTCCTCTCAGCAGCTGCTGCTGGCGATGAGGGCCGAGTCCTGCTGGACACGTGGTACGTCATCAAGCCCGGGAATACAAAGGAGAAGGTGGCCTTCTTTGTGGCCCACCAGTGTGGTGGGGGCAGCCGGGCCAGCTCCATGAAGGTTAAGGGGCACTGGGGCAGCGACAGCTCCAAGGCTAAGCGGAGGAGGCGCTGTCTTGAACCTACCAAGGCTCCACCGGACCCAGGGGGCCCAGAGGGGCCCCCCGCTGCTGAGGGGGCCCCAACCTCAACTGGTGAGGACGTCGACCTGCTCTCTGTGGCTGAGATGGTAGCCCTAGTGGAACAGCGGGCCGCCCTGGCCCTGCAGAACTACCCTCGCCCCGGCACCCCGGCGCCTGTGGTCTTTGTGTCAGCTGAGCAGGGTGGGCCTGCCAAGGGGCTGGGATCTGAACGGCGGTCTGGTGGTGGGGACTGCAGCCGTGTGGCCGAGGCGGTGGCCCACTTCGAGGCCCAGCGGGACAGCCCTCCATCCAAAGGCCTCCGCAAAGAGGAGCGTCCTGggccaggtccaggggaggtacGCATTGCCTTCCGCATCTCCAATGGCCGAGAGCCCCGTGCACCCGATGGCAGCTTGCCCAACGGGAGTGGGGGCCGGCCCGGTTGTGCCTACCCTGGCAGCCCAGGCCCCGGGGCCCGAGCCAAGGACAAGATCACCTGCGACCTGTACCAGCTCATCAGCCCCTCCCGGGACGCCCTGCCCAGCAATGTGGAGTTCCTTCTGGCTCGGGCGGATGAAGCCAGCGAGGGGGAGACACCAGTCCCTGCCAGGCCTGAGGACActcccccagcaccccctccaccccctgcccggGACTGCGGAGCATCAGGCTTCCATGTGGATGTGGTGGTGACGGGTGTGGTGGATGAATGCATCTTCTTTGGCAAGGACGGCACCAAGAACGTCAAAGAGGAGACGGTGTGCCTGACGGTCAGCCCCGAGGAGCCGCCCCCACCTGGCCAGCTTTTCTTCCTCCAGTCCCGTGGTCCAGATGGGCCCCCTGAGCCACCCCCGGCCGACTCACCAGCCACCGCACCAGGCCCGGATGATGCCGAGGGGACAGCAGACACCTCTCTGTGCCGCCTGTACCGGCACGTGTCACACGATTTCCTGGAGATTCGCTTCAAGATCCAGCGGCTGCTAGAGCCGCGACAGTACATGCTGCTGCTGCCCGAGCACGTGCTGGTGAAGATCTTTAGCTTCTTGCCCACGCGGGCCCTGGCAGCCCTCAAGTGTACCTGCCACCACTTCAAGGGCATCATTGAGGCATTCGGTGTGCGGGCCACAGACTCACGCTGGAGCCGCGACCCACTGTATCGCGATGACCCTTGCAAGCAGTGCCGCAAGAGATACGAGAAGGGTGATGTGTCGCTCTGCCGCTGGCACCCCAAGCCCTACCACCACGACCTGCCTTATGGACGTTCCTACTGGATGTGCTGCCGCCGAGCTGACCGCGAGACGCCTGGCTGCCGCCTGGGTCTGCACGATAACAACTGGGTGCTGCCCTGCAATGGGCCAGGTGGCGGCAGtagtggtggcggtggtggcagCACTGGCAGCAGTGGGGGCCGGgctggcagggaggaagggaggtga